A stretch of the Streptomyces venezuelae genome encodes the following:
- a CDS encoding ABC transporter permease: protein MTTGTDLTALAAAGIAPEHRQTPAAPADATAAPTPSAAPTPKAVPATVRTRPAPGRVAARAAGRVLRAVAVRSAAILALLTLWEIAPRTGLADPTFLPPVSEVAVAWWDLLLDGQLAEHVRASLIRSLGGFGIAVALAVPLGLLIGWYRPVADLLGPLLEVFRNTAALALLPVFVLLLGIGETSKVSIVVYACVWPVLLNTISAVRNADPTLVRLARSMDLSTPRLFQKVILPSSVPAVFTGVRLAGAVSILVLVAAEMIGAKAGLGYLINASQFNFAIPQMYAGIITISAIGVGFNQLLVTIERRLSLWRVPAFA from the coding sequence ATGACCACCGGAACCGACCTCACCGCCCTCGCCGCGGCCGGCATCGCACCGGAGCACCGGCAGACCCCGGCGGCCCCGGCAGACGCCACGGCCGCGCCCACGCCCAGCGCCGCGCCCACGCCCAAGGCCGTTCCGGCGACCGTACGGACGCGACCCGCACCCGGCCGCGTCGCCGCCCGGGCCGCCGGGCGCGTCCTGCGGGCCGTCGCCGTGCGGTCCGCCGCCATCCTGGCCCTGCTCACCCTGTGGGAGATCGCCCCGCGCACCGGCCTCGCCGATCCCACCTTCCTCCCGCCGGTCAGCGAGGTGGCGGTCGCCTGGTGGGACCTGCTGCTCGACGGACAGCTCGCCGAGCACGTCCGTGCCAGTCTGATCCGCTCCCTCGGCGGCTTCGGCATCGCCGTCGCCCTCGCCGTCCCGCTCGGCCTGCTGATCGGCTGGTACCGCCCGGTCGCCGATCTGCTCGGCCCGCTGCTGGAGGTGTTCCGCAACACCGCTGCCCTCGCCCTGCTGCCGGTCTTCGTCCTGCTCCTCGGTATCGGCGAGACCTCGAAGGTGTCGATCGTCGTCTATGCCTGCGTCTGGCCCGTCCTGCTGAACACCATCAGCGCGGTCCGCAACGCCGACCCCACCCTGGTCCGCCTCGCCCGCTCGATGGACCTGTCCACGCCCCGGCTGTTCCAGAAGGTGATCCTGCCGTCCTCGGTGCCGGCCGTCTTCACCGGCGTCCGGCTGGCCGGAGCGGTCTCCATCCTCGTGCTGGTGGCTGCCGAGATGATCGGCGCCAAAGCAGGCCTCGGCTATCTGATCAACGCCTCGCAGTTCAACTTCGCCATCCCGCAGATGTACGCCGGAATCATCACCATCTCCGCCATCGGCGTCGGCTTCAACCAGCTGCTCGTCACCATCGAACGCCGCCTGAGCCTCTGGCGCGTCCCCGCTTTCGCCTAG
- a CDS encoding ABC transporter ATP-binding protein gives MAHIVFDGVRKTFGEFTALDGIDLEIADGEFTVVVGPSGCGKSTLLDLLGGLARPSGGRILLNGRPVTGPGLDRGIVFQQYALLPWRTAQGNVEFGLEATGVPRRQRAARAREFLDLVGLTGFEGRHPHELSGGMRQRVAIARSLAYDPDVLLMDEPFAALDAQTRESLQDELRRIWQSTGKTIVFITHGIEEAVYLGQRVAVMTSRPGRIKEVVPVSFGDRSALLGEDLRSSPEFARYRHEVWTLLHDEVARARQQEKEAVA, from the coding sequence ATGGCCCACATCGTCTTCGACGGAGTACGCAAGACCTTCGGGGAGTTCACCGCCCTCGACGGGATCGACCTGGAGATCGCCGACGGCGAGTTCACGGTGGTCGTCGGTCCGAGCGGCTGCGGCAAGTCCACCCTGCTGGACCTGCTGGGCGGGCTGGCCCGCCCCAGCGGCGGACGGATCCTCCTCAACGGCCGCCCGGTCACCGGGCCGGGCCTGGACCGCGGCATCGTCTTCCAGCAGTACGCACTGCTGCCCTGGCGCACGGCGCAGGGCAACGTCGAGTTCGGGCTGGAGGCCACCGGCGTGCCGCGGCGGCAGCGCGCGGCCCGCGCCCGGGAGTTCCTCGACCTGGTCGGCCTGACCGGGTTCGAGGGGCGGCACCCGCACGAGCTGTCCGGCGGCATGCGCCAGCGGGTCGCGATCGCCCGCTCGCTCGCGTACGACCCGGACGTGCTGCTGATGGACGAGCCGTTCGCGGCGCTGGACGCCCAGACCAGGGAATCGCTCCAGGACGAGCTGCGGCGGATCTGGCAGAGCACCGGCAAGACGATCGTCTTCATCACCCACGGCATCGAGGAGGCCGTCTACCTCGGGCAGCGGGTGGCGGTGATGACCTCACGCCCGGGCCGCATCAAGGAGGTGGTCCCGGTGTCGTTCGGCGACCGGTCCGCACTGCTGGGCGAGGACCTGCGTTCCAGCCCGGAATTCGCCCGCTACCGCCATGAGGTCTGGACGCTCCTCCACGACGAGGTGGCCCGGGCCCGGCAACAGGAGAAGGAGGCCGTCGCATGA
- a CDS encoding ABC transporter substrate-binding protein — MPAALTPPTTSRRQFLTLLGISAAAVSCGTATATGGGAGGQVKTLKYQGAVGQVTLPELAADLGYLKDLKLEWTGNTISGPQDIQSAATGQIHFGGAFNGAIVKLASAKAPIKAVISYYGSDRQAYSGYYVLEDSPIRSARDLIGKKVGMNTLGAHAQALLEIYLARNGLSKSEAAKVESLVVPPVNTEQALRQGQIQVGVLGGVLRDKALAAGGIRPLFTDFELLGAFSAGSYVMTQRFLKDNPDTARTFVTGVAQAIEWSRTTPQDQVIARMTEIVTQRGRNEDTAVLKYWRSYGVAETGGRIEDKAFQLWLDWLGDRGEVKKGQLTASGLYTNEFNAHTPGKG; from the coding sequence ATGCCCGCAGCACTCACCCCGCCCACCACCTCCCGGCGCCAGTTCCTCACCCTGCTCGGCATCTCGGCGGCAGCGGTGAGCTGCGGCACGGCCACCGCCACGGGCGGCGGCGCCGGAGGCCAGGTCAAGACCCTCAAGTACCAGGGGGCCGTGGGCCAGGTCACCCTGCCCGAGCTCGCCGCCGATCTCGGGTACTTGAAGGACCTGAAGCTCGAATGGACCGGCAACACCATCAGCGGCCCCCAGGACATCCAGTCGGCCGCCACCGGCCAGATCCACTTCGGCGGCGCGTTCAACGGCGCGATCGTCAAGCTCGCCTCCGCCAAGGCCCCCATCAAGGCGGTGATCTCCTACTACGGCAGCGACCGGCAGGCCTACAGCGGCTACTACGTCCTGGAGGACAGCCCCATCCGGTCCGCCCGGGACCTGATCGGCAAGAAGGTCGGCATGAACACCCTGGGCGCGCACGCCCAGGCCCTGCTGGAGATCTACCTCGCCCGCAACGGCCTGTCGAAGTCCGAGGCCGCCAAGGTCGAATCCCTCGTCGTGCCGCCCGTCAACACCGAACAGGCCCTCCGCCAGGGCCAGATCCAGGTCGGCGTGCTCGGCGGCGTACTGCGCGACAAGGCCCTCGCGGCCGGCGGCATCCGGCCGCTGTTCACCGACTTCGAGCTGCTGGGCGCCTTCAGCGCAGGTTCGTACGTCATGACCCAGCGCTTCCTGAAGGACAACCCGGACACCGCCCGGACCTTCGTCACAGGCGTGGCCCAGGCCATCGAGTGGTCCCGCACCACCCCGCAGGACCAGGTGATCGCCCGGATGACGGAGATCGTCACACAGCGCGGGCGGAACGAGGACACCGCGGTGCTGAAGTACTGGCGCTCCTACGGCGTCGCCGAGACCGGCGGGCGCATCGAGGACAAGGCGTTCCAGCTCTGGCTCGACTGGCTGGGCGACCGCGGCGAGGTGAAGAAGGGGCAGCTGACCGCCTCCGGCCTCTACACGAACGAGTTCAACGCACACACACCCGGAAAGGGGTGA
- the ssuE gene encoding NADPH-dependent FMN reductase yields the protein MPRILALTGSPSVHSRTAVVTDHALRRLAHAGLDTAHLAVRELPAADLLAARTGQPELRSALAAVAEADGLVIATPVYKASYTGILKAFLDLLPQDGLAGKTVLPLTTGGSLAHVLTIDYALRPVLAALGARHVTAGRFLLDSTIERGAGQPDRLRPEAELDLYQAVDEFAYAVNAATATATAATAAVTT from the coding sequence GTGCCCCGCATCCTCGCCCTCACCGGCAGCCCCTCCGTCCACTCCCGCACCGCGGTCGTCACCGATCACGCGCTGCGCCGCCTCGCCCACGCCGGTCTCGACACCGCCCACCTGGCGGTACGCGAGCTCCCCGCGGCCGACCTGCTCGCCGCCCGCACCGGGCAGCCCGAACTGCGGAGCGCCCTGGCGGCCGTGGCCGAAGCCGACGGCCTGGTCATCGCCACACCCGTCTACAAGGCCTCGTACACGGGGATCCTCAAGGCCTTCCTCGATCTGCTCCCACAGGACGGCCTGGCCGGCAAGACCGTCCTGCCGCTCACCACCGGCGGCAGCCTCGCCCACGTCCTCACCATCGACTACGCCCTGCGCCCGGTCCTGGCCGCACTCGGCGCTCGGCACGTCACCGCCGGCCGGTTCCTCCTCGACTCCACGATCGAGCGCGGGGCCGGACAGCCGGACCGGCTGCGCCCCGAGGCCGAACTCGACCTCTACCAGGCCGTCGACGAATTCGCGTACGCCGTGAACGCCGCCACTGCCACTGCCACCGCCGCCACCGCCGCCGTCACCACCTGA
- a CDS encoding TauD/TfdA dioxygenase family protein produces the protein MTTATHTELTVTRIGGRIGAEIGDVRLGGDLAPETVTGIRAALLAHKVVFFRGQDHLDEAGHEAFARLLGTPVAHPTVPSADGRYALGIDSHHGARANQWHTDVTFVPAYPAFSILRAVTLPPYGGNTLWANTATAYAHLPEPLRALADSLRAVHSNEYDYAALKPEALPEALAQYREVFTSTTFLTEHPVVRVHPETGERTLLLGNFVQRIQGLTGRDSRTLVDLFQSHIERPENTVRHQWQPGDVAIWDNRATQHYGVDDSDDHERTLRRVTVDGDVPVGPDGRPSVLLSPETVPAPSFGIPSGASAASPSA, from the coding sequence ATGACCACGGCCACCCACACCGAGCTCACCGTCACCCGGATCGGCGGCCGGATCGGCGCCGAAATCGGCGACGTACGCCTCGGCGGCGACCTCGCCCCCGAGACCGTCACCGGCATCCGCGCCGCCCTGCTCGCCCACAAGGTCGTCTTCTTCCGCGGCCAGGACCACCTCGACGAGGCCGGCCACGAGGCCTTCGCCCGTCTCCTCGGGACCCCGGTCGCCCACCCCACCGTCCCCTCCGCCGACGGCCGTTACGCCCTCGGCATCGACTCCCACCACGGCGCCCGGGCCAACCAATGGCACACCGACGTCACCTTCGTCCCGGCCTACCCGGCCTTCTCCATCCTGCGCGCCGTCACCCTCCCGCCCTACGGCGGCAACACCCTCTGGGCCAACACCGCCACCGCCTACGCCCACCTTCCCGAGCCGCTCCGGGCCCTCGCCGACAGCCTGCGCGCCGTCCACTCCAACGAGTACGACTACGCCGCCCTCAAGCCCGAGGCCCTGCCCGAGGCACTCGCCCAGTACCGCGAGGTGTTCACCTCCACCACGTTCCTGACCGAGCACCCGGTGGTCCGCGTCCACCCCGAGACCGGCGAGCGCACCCTGCTCCTCGGCAACTTCGTCCAGCGCATCCAGGGGCTCACCGGCCGCGACTCCCGCACCCTGGTGGACCTCTTCCAGAGCCACATCGAAAGGCCGGAGAACACCGTCCGCCACCAGTGGCAGCCCGGAGACGTCGCCATCTGGGACAACCGCGCCACCCAGCACTACGGCGTCGACGACTCCGACGACCACGAGCGCACCCTGCGCCGGGTCACCGTCGACGGGGACGTCCCGGTCGGCCCGGACGGCCGCCCCTCCGTGCTGCTCAGCCCCGAGACCGTGCCCGCCCCCTCCTTCGGCATCCCCTCCGGCGCCTCCGCTGCCTCTCCCTCCGCCTGA
- a CDS encoding methylmalonyl-CoA mutase family protein, translating to MTVLPDDGLSLAAEFPDATHEQWQRLVEGVLRKSGKEASGTAAEDALSTQLEDGLRTRPLYTAVPAATTAATAAPTPAEARPETGLPGFAPFVRGGRAAGNVASGWDVRQRLVHTDPARLNEAVLADLENGVTSLWITVGQGGIPVSGLARALDGVYLDLAPVALDAGAEYAEAAAELLRLYAERGVPAEAVHGSLGADPLGHEARTGEALDPAPALELARQNAAGRPGLRTFTVDALPYHEAGGSAAEELGLSLATGVAYLRALTEGGLSTEAAFGQLEFRYAATADQFLTIAKLRAARRLWARIAEASGAPEAGAQRQHAVTSPVMMTRRDPWVNMLRTTVACMAAGVGGADSVTVLPFDHELGLPDAFARRIARNTSTVLLEESHLARVIDPAGGSWYVEQLTDELAQAAWEFFQTVEKAGGQAAALRSGLVAERLAATWATRSKRLATRREPVTGVSEFPLLSEKLPAREPAPAAASGGLPRVRRDEAYEALRARSDAHLAATGARPRIFLAALGPAAAHTARATFAANLFQAGGIEAVHDPVSVDPETAGPAFAASGADGGMAVLCSSDALYEEQAAAVSSALRAAGATTVFLAGRPGTAEAAVDEYVFAGCDAVAVLSSVLDRMGVAR from the coding sequence ATGACGGTCCTGCCTGATGACGGGCTCTCCCTGGCCGCCGAGTTCCCTGACGCGACACATGAGCAGTGGCAGCGCCTGGTAGAAGGCGTACTGCGCAAGTCGGGCAAGGAAGCCTCCGGCACGGCCGCGGAAGACGCGTTGTCCACCCAGCTCGAGGACGGGCTCCGCACCCGCCCGCTCTACACCGCGGTCCCCGCGGCCACCACGGCCGCCACTGCCGCGCCCACTCCCGCCGAGGCCCGGCCCGAGACCGGACTGCCCGGTTTTGCGCCTTTCGTCCGCGGGGGCCGGGCGGCCGGCAATGTGGCTTCCGGCTGGGACGTACGGCAGCGGCTGGTCCACACCGATCCGGCCCGGCTCAACGAGGCGGTCCTCGCCGATCTGGAGAACGGGGTCACCTCGCTCTGGATCACCGTGGGTCAGGGCGGAATTCCGGTCTCCGGTCTCGCCCGGGCGCTCGACGGGGTCTATCTCGACCTGGCTCCGGTGGCCCTGGACGCAGGCGCGGAATATGCCGAGGCCGCGGCCGAGTTGCTGCGCCTGTACGCCGAACGCGGGGTGCCCGCGGAGGCGGTGCACGGCAGCCTGGGCGCCGACCCGCTGGGCCACGAGGCCCGCACCGGCGAGGCCCTCGACCCGGCTCCGGCCCTGGAGCTGGCCCGGCAGAACGCCGCCGGGCGGCCCGGCCTGCGCACCTTCACCGTGGATGCGCTGCCGTACCACGAGGCGGGCGGTTCGGCCGCCGAGGAACTGGGCCTGTCCCTGGCCACCGGTGTGGCCTACCTGCGCGCCCTCACCGAGGGCGGCCTCTCCACCGAAGCGGCCTTCGGGCAGCTGGAGTTCCGCTACGCGGCCACCGCCGACCAGTTCCTGACCATCGCCAAGCTGCGCGCCGCCCGCCGGCTGTGGGCCCGGATCGCCGAGGCCTCGGGGGCCCCGGAGGCCGGCGCCCAGCGGCAGCACGCGGTGACCTCGCCGGTGATGATGACCCGTCGCGACCCGTGGGTGAACATGCTGCGCACCACCGTGGCCTGCATGGCCGCCGGGGTGGGCGGTGCGGACTCGGTCACCGTGCTCCCCTTCGACCACGAGCTGGGCCTGCCGGACGCGTTCGCCCGCCGGATCGCCCGCAACACCTCCACCGTGCTGCTGGAGGAGTCCCACCTGGCCCGGGTGATCGACCCGGCCGGCGGCTCCTGGTACGTGGAACAGCTCACCGACGAACTCGCCCAGGCCGCCTGGGAGTTCTTCCAGACCGTCGAGAAGGCCGGCGGTCAGGCCGCCGCCCTGCGCTCCGGCCTGGTCGCCGAGCGGCTCGCCGCCACCTGGGCCACCCGCTCGAAGCGGCTGGCCACCCGCCGCGAGCCCGTCACCGGGGTCAGCGAGTTCCCGCTGCTCTCCGAGAAGCTGCCGGCCCGCGAGCCGGCCCCCGCCGCGGCCTCCGGCGGTCTCCCCCGGGTCCGCCGCGACGAGGCGTACGAGGCGCTGCGCGCCCGCTCGGACGCTCACCTCGCGGCCACCGGTGCCCGGCCGCGGATCTTCCTGGCCGCGCTCGGCCCGGCCGCCGCGCACACCGCACGCGCCACCTTCGCCGCGAACCTGTTCCAGGCGGGCGGTATCGAGGCCGTCCACGATCCGGTGTCGGTGGACCCGGAGACGGCCGGTCCGGCCTTCGCCGCGAGCGGCGCGGACGGCGGCATGGCCGTGCTCTGCTCCAGCGATGCCCTGTACGAGGAGCAGGCCGCCGCCGTGTCGTCGGCCCTGCGGGCGGCGGGTGCGACGACCGTGTTCCTCGCCGGCCGGCCCGGCACCGCCGAGGCGGCCGTGGACGAGTACGTCTTCGCCGGCTGCGACGCGGTGGCCGTGCTGTCCTCCGTACTCGACCGGATGGGAGTTGCCCGATGA
- the scpA gene encoding methylmalonyl-CoA mutase: protein MSIPDFSELSLGSPGGASGATEDQWRAAVKESTGTAASDLLWETPEGIGVQPLYTGRDLEGLDFLGTYPGVAPYLRGPYPTMYVNQPWTIRQYAGFSTAEESNAFYRRNLAAGQKGLSVAFDLPTHRGYDSDHPRVTGDVGMAGVAIDSIYDMRQLFDGIPLDKMSVSMTMNGAVLPVLALYIVAAEEQGVSPDKLAGTIQNDILKEFMVRNTYIYPPKPSMRIISDIFAFTSQNMPRYNSISISGYHIQEAGATADLELAYTLADGVEYLRAGQGAGLDVDAFAPRLSFFWAIGMNFFMEVAKLRAARLLWAKLVKQFDPKNSKSLSLRTHSQTSGWSLTAQDVFNNVTRTCIEAMAATQGHTQSLHTNALDEALALPTDFSARIARNTQLLLQQESGTCRVIDPWGGSAYVEKLTYDLARRAWQHIEEVEAAGGMAQAIDAGIPKLRVEEAAARTQARIDSGRQPVIGVNKYRVDSDEQIEVLKVDNSSVRSQQIAKLRRLREEREEAVTQDALRALTNAADRGDGNLLALAVDAARAKATVGEISDALEKVYGRHASQIRTISGVYRNEAGESPSVERTRTLVDRFEEAEGRRPRILVAKMGQDGHDRGQKVIATAFADLGFDVDVGPLFQTPAEVARQAVEADVHVVGVSSLAAGHLTLVPALREQLAEEGREDIMIVVGGVIPPADIPTLLEMGATAVFPPGTIIPDAAHDLVTRLAGDLGHDL from the coding sequence ATGAGCATCCCCGATTTCTCCGAGCTGTCGCTCGGCAGCCCGGGCGGCGCGTCCGGGGCCACCGAGGACCAGTGGCGGGCGGCCGTCAAGGAGTCCACCGGCACCGCCGCCTCGGACCTGCTGTGGGAGACCCCCGAGGGCATCGGCGTGCAGCCGCTGTACACCGGGCGGGACCTGGAGGGCCTGGACTTCCTGGGCACCTACCCGGGCGTGGCCCCGTACCTGCGCGGCCCGTACCCGACGATGTACGTCAACCAGCCCTGGACGATCCGGCAGTACGCGGGCTTCTCCACCGCCGAGGAGTCCAACGCCTTCTACCGGCGCAACCTCGCGGCCGGCCAGAAGGGCCTGTCGGTCGCCTTCGACCTGCCGACCCACCGGGGCTACGACAGCGACCACCCGCGGGTGACCGGCGATGTCGGCATGGCGGGCGTGGCGATCGACTCGATCTACGACATGCGGCAGCTGTTCGACGGCATTCCGCTGGACAAGATGTCCGTCTCGATGACCATGAACGGCGCGGTGCTGCCGGTCCTGGCCCTCTACATCGTGGCGGCGGAGGAGCAGGGCGTCTCGCCCGACAAGCTCGCCGGGACCATTCAGAACGACATCCTCAAAGAGTTCATGGTCCGCAACACCTACATCTACCCGCCGAAGCCGTCGATGCGGATCATCTCCGACATCTTCGCCTTCACCTCGCAGAACATGCCGCGCTACAACTCCATCTCGATCTCCGGGTACCACATCCAGGAGGCGGGGGCCACGGCCGATCTGGAGCTGGCGTACACCCTCGCGGACGGGGTGGAGTACCTGCGGGCCGGGCAGGGGGCCGGGCTGGACGTGGACGCGTTCGCGCCGCGGCTGTCGTTCTTCTGGGCGATCGGCATGAACTTCTTCATGGAGGTCGCCAAGCTGCGCGCGGCCCGCCTGCTGTGGGCGAAGCTGGTCAAGCAGTTCGACCCGAAGAACAGCAAGTCGCTGAGCCTGCGCACCCATTCGCAGACCTCGGGCTGGTCGCTCACCGCACAGGACGTGTTCAACAACGTCACCCGTACCTGTATCGAGGCGATGGCCGCCACCCAGGGCCACACCCAGTCGCTGCACACCAACGCCCTCGACGAGGCCCTGGCCCTGCCGACGGACTTCTCCGCCCGGATCGCCCGCAACACCCAGCTGCTGCTCCAGCAGGAGTCGGGCACCTGCCGGGTCATCGACCCGTGGGGCGGCAGCGCGTACGTCGAGAAGCTGACGTACGACCTGGCCCGCCGGGCCTGGCAGCACATCGAGGAGGTCGAGGCGGCCGGCGGTATGGCGCAGGCCATCGACGCGGGTATCCCCAAGCTCCGGGTGGAGGAGGCCGCGGCCCGCACCCAGGCGCGCATCGACTCCGGCCGGCAGCCGGTGATCGGGGTCAACAAGTACCGGGTGGACTCGGACGAGCAGATCGAGGTCCTCAAGGTCGACAACTCCTCGGTGCGCTCTCAGCAGATCGCCAAGCTGCGGCGGCTCCGGGAGGAGCGCGAGGAGGCGGTCACCCAGGACGCCCTGCGGGCGCTGACGAACGCGGCGGACCGCGGCGACGGCAACCTGCTCGCCCTGGCCGTGGACGCGGCGCGGGCGAAGGCGACGGTGGGCGAGATCTCGGACGCTCTGGAGAAGGTGTACGGGCGGCACGCGAGCCAGATCCGTACGATTTCCGGTGTGTACCGCAACGAAGCAGGGGAGTCCCCGTCGGTGGAGCGCACCCGCACCCTGGTGGACCGGTTCGAGGAGGCCGAGGGTCGGCGTCCCCGCATCCTGGTCGCCAAGATGGGCCAGGACGGGCACGACCGCGGCCAGAAGGTGATCGCGACCGCCTTCGCCGACCTCGGCTTCGACGTGGACGTCGGCCCGCTGTTCCAGACCCCGGCGGAGGTGGCCCGCCAGGCCGTCGAGGCGGACGTCCACGTGGTGGGCGTCTCCTCGCTGGCGGCCGGCCACCTGACCCTGGTCCCGGCGCTGCGCGAGCAGCTGGCGGAGGAGGGCCGCGAGGACATCATGATCGTGGTGGGCGGGGTGATCCCGCCGGCGGACATCCCCACCCTGCTGGAGATGGGTGCGACGGCGGTCTTCCCGCCGGGCACGATCATCCCGGACGCGGCGCACGACCTGGTGACCCGGCTGGCCGGGGACCTCGGTCACGACCTCTAG
- the meaB gene encoding methylmalonyl Co-A mutase-associated GTPase MeaB, translating to MPPRIDIDAYAKGVLDGKRALVARAITLVESTRPDHRALAQRLLTQLLPHSGAARRIGISGVPGVGKSTFIDAFGTMLTALGHRVAVLAVDPSSTRTGGSILGDKTRMERLAVDPAAFVRPSPSAGTLGGVAKATRESMIVMEAAGYDVILVETVGVGQSETTVAGMVDSFLLLSLARTGDQLQGIKKGVLELADVLAVNKADGPHEREARSAARELSGALRLMHPADAGWTPPVLTCSARESTGLDEVWSRLEAHRELLSGTGRLTAKRAAQQVEWTWSMVREELLERLRSHPGVRGVAPELEAAVRDGRLTATSAADRILATFGEAAGAAEA from the coding sequence ATGCCCCCGAGAATCGACATCGACGCGTACGCGAAGGGTGTACTCGACGGGAAGCGGGCGCTGGTGGCCCGCGCCATCACCCTCGTCGAGTCCACCCGCCCGGACCACCGGGCGCTGGCCCAACGCCTGTTGACGCAGCTCCTCCCGCATTCCGGCGCGGCGCGCCGGATCGGGATCAGCGGCGTCCCGGGCGTGGGCAAGTCCACCTTCATCGACGCGTTCGGCACGATGCTGACGGCGCTCGGCCACCGGGTCGCCGTCCTCGCCGTGGACCCGTCCTCCACGCGTACCGGCGGCTCCATCCTCGGCGACAAGACGCGGATGGAACGCCTGGCCGTGGACCCTGCGGCATTCGTCCGGCCCTCGCCCTCGGCGGGCACCCTGGGCGGGGTCGCGAAGGCCACCCGCGAATCCATGATCGTGATGGAGGCGGCGGGCTACGACGTGATCCTGGTGGAAACGGTCGGCGTCGGCCAGTCCGAAACGACGGTCGCCGGCATGGTCGACTCCTTCCTCCTGCTCTCCCTGGCCCGTACGGGCGACCAGCTGCAGGGCATCAAGAAGGGCGTCCTGGAGCTGGCGGACGTCCTGGCTGTCAACAAGGCGGACGGCCCGCACGAGCGCGAGGCCCGGTCGGCGGCCCGCGAACTCTCCGGCGCCCTGCGCCTGATGCACCCGGCGGACGCGGGCTGGACCCCGCCGGTCCTCACGTGCAGCGCCCGGGAGTCGACCGGCCTGGACGAGGTCTGGTCCCGCCTGGAGGCCCACCGCGAACTGCTGTCCGGCACCGGCCGCCTGACCGCCAAGCGGGCGGCCCAGCAGGTGGAATGGACCTGGTCGATGGTGCGGGAGGAACTGCTGGAGCGGCTCCGCTCGCACCCTGGGGTCCGGGGCGTGGCCCCGGAGCTCGAAGCGGCGGTCCGCGACGGCCGGCTGACCGCCACCTCGGCGGCGGACCGCATCCTGGCAACGTTCGGAGAGGCGGCGGGGGCGGCGGAGGCCTGA